In the Angustibacter sp. Root456 genome, CATCGTCGAGCTGGTGCTCGTCGTGTACTGCCTCATCGACCTGTGGCAGGCCGACCGCGAGCGGGTGCGTTTGCTGCCCAAGCCGGTGTGGGTGCTGCTCATCCTCGTGATCCCGCTGATCGGTGGCGTCGCCTGGCTGCTCGCCGGGCGCCCCGAGGCCATGGGGCGCGACGGGGCGGGCCGTCGTGGCCCGCAGCCGCCGCGCGGCCCGGACGACGATCCCGACTTCCTGCGCGGCCTGTGACGTCGGCGGGTGAGTAGCGAGCCAGGCACCGGCACGGCCGCGGGTGGCCGGTGGCGACGTCTCGTCGTCGACACGGCGCCGTTGCGCCACCGGCACTTCCGGCGCCTCTGGCTGTCGACCGTCGTCACGACGGTCGGCGCCCAGCTCACGGCCGTGGCGGTGCCCAAGCAGATCTACGACGACACCGGGTCGTCGTCGTACGTCGGCCTGAGCGGCGCGGTGGCCCTGGTGCCGCTCGCGTTCTTCGCCCTGTGGGGTGGCAGCATCGCCGACGCCGTCGACCGCCGCCGGATGCTGCTGCTCACGAACAGCGGCATCGCGCTGACGTCGCTGGCGCTGTTCGTCCAGTCCGCCATGGGCAACCGGCAGGTCTGGGTGGTGCTGGTGCTGCTCGCGGTGCAGCAGGCGTTCTTCGGCCTCAACAGCCCGGCGCGCGGCGCCACGGTGCCGCGTCTGGTGCCTGCGGAGGAGCTGCCGGCCGCGAACGCCCTCAGCTCGACGGTGTTCGGCCTCGGCGCGGTGATGGGTCCCCTGCTGGCCGGCGCGCTGATCCCGGTGATCGGGCTGCCCCGGCTCTACCTCATCGACAGCGTGCTGCTGCTCGCCGCGCTCTACGCGGTGTTCCGCCTGCCGCCGCTGCCCGCGTCGTCGGACGACGGCGTCCGGCGCGCCAGCGGTGTGCGGTCCGTGGTGGAGGGCCTGCGGTACATCTCGCTGCACCAGGTGCTGCTGGTGTCGTTCCTCGCCGACGTCATCGCGATGGTGCTCGGCATGCCGCGGGCGCTGTTCCCCGAGCTGGCGCAGAACGCGTTCCCCGGCGACCGTCCCGGCCTCGCGCTCGGCGTGCTGTTCGC is a window encoding:
- a CDS encoding PLD nuclease N-terminal domain-containing protein; this translates as MVRVLPFIVELVLVVYCLIDLWQADRERVRLLPKPVWVLLILVIPLIGGVAWLLAGRPEAMGRDGAGRRGPQPPRGPDDDPDFLRGL
- a CDS encoding MFS transporter, whose amino-acid sequence is MSSEPGTGTAAGGRWRRLVVDTAPLRHRHFRRLWLSTVVTTVGAQLTAVAVPKQIYDDTGSSSYVGLSGAVALVPLAFFALWGGSIADAVDRRRMLLLTNSGIALTSLALFVQSAMGNRQVWVVLVLLAVQQAFFGLNSPARGATVPRLVPAEELPAANALSSTVFGLGAVMGPLLAGALIPVIGLPRLYLIDSVLLLAALYAVFRLPPLPASSDDGVRRASGVRSVVEGLRYISLHQVLLVSFLADVIAMVLGMPRALFPELAQNAFPGDRPGLALGVLFAAIPAGSFVAGLLSGTFTRLRRQGAAVTVAVAAWGLAMVGFGLSRSLWLAALMLAIGGAADLVSMVFRSAMLQTVATDAMRGRMQGVYFIVVAGGPRLADLLHGTMGDVIGARAAVVWGGALVVVGIVVVAATFRDFWHYRLRY